A stretch of Myxococcus hansupus DNA encodes these proteins:
- a CDS encoding MBL fold metallo-hydrolase — translation MALRFRNLDGTGPQPFSSVFKWAVADKLAGRRRKAPARADVPRVEPDLAVLATPPAAGEGARLTWLGHASWLVQLDGVSLLIDPVLRDTISGVIRRNVPPGVPVEKLPPITASLVSHNHYDHLDLPTLEKVGAPIVTGLGHLPVFRGSGLSVTELDWWQATKVGDVTVHFVPSQHWSRRGLNDVNEMLWGGFIIEGSSARVFHSGDTAYFEGFKEIGQRYPGIDAALLPIGAYDPAWFMSRQHMNPEEAVQAFEDLGASRFFAMHWGTFKLTDEPLDEPPRRLDAEWTRRGLARERVEVLPVGGTRTVRHG, via the coding sequence ATGGCCTTGCGGTTCAGGAACCTCGATGGCACCGGGCCGCAGCCCTTCAGCAGCGTCTTCAAGTGGGCCGTGGCGGACAAGCTCGCGGGGCGCCGGCGCAAGGCCCCCGCCCGCGCCGACGTGCCTCGCGTGGAGCCCGACCTCGCGGTGCTCGCCACCCCACCCGCCGCGGGAGAGGGCGCCCGGCTGACCTGGCTGGGGCATGCGAGCTGGCTCGTCCAGTTGGACGGCGTGTCGCTGCTCATCGACCCCGTGCTGCGCGACACCATCAGCGGCGTCATCCGGCGCAACGTCCCGCCCGGTGTCCCGGTGGAGAAGCTGCCGCCCATCACCGCGAGCCTCGTCTCCCACAATCACTACGACCACCTGGACCTGCCCACGCTCGAAAAGGTCGGCGCGCCCATCGTCACCGGGCTGGGCCACCTGCCCGTCTTCCGGGGCTCGGGCCTGTCCGTCACGGAGCTGGACTGGTGGCAGGCCACGAAGGTGGGCGACGTCACGGTGCACTTCGTGCCCTCGCAGCACTGGAGCCGCCGGGGCCTCAACGACGTCAACGAGATGCTCTGGGGCGGCTTCATCATCGAAGGCTCCAGCGCTCGCGTGTTCCACTCCGGGGACACCGCCTACTTCGAGGGGTTCAAGGAGATTGGCCAGCGCTACCCGGGCATCGACGCCGCGCTGCTGCCCATTGGCGCGTATGACCCGGCGTGGTTCATGAGCCGCCAGCACATGAACCCCGAGGAGGCCGTGCAGGCCTTCGAGGACCTGGGCGCCTCGCGCTTCTTCGCCATGCACTGGGGCACCTTCAAGCTGACCGACGAGCCCCTGGACGAGCCGCCCCGCCGCCTGGACGCGGAGTGGACCCGGCGCGGACTGGCGCGGGAGCGGGTCGAGGTGTTGCCAGTAGGTGGAACACGCACCGTGCGCCACGGTTGA
- the thrA gene encoding bifunctional aspartate kinase/homoserine dehydrogenase I, which produces MSSTSLQVMKFGGSSVGAPARLRQVVELIGQHAKRGPLAVVVSAMGDTTDWLLDAARLATEGDLEGSLTVATRIADLAKANVAALAPARATVLAERVDALLSPLRQLLQGISLTRECSAPTRDRVLSFGEVVSATLLAELLTAHGTAAAFRDARQLLVTDERFGAARVDLVRTRERLQAAAETWGGEVPVIPGFIAATPDGRTTTLGRNGSDYTAALVAQGLGATEVTVWTDVLGLHTADPDLVTDAYPVAHLTHGEGLELAAVGARMLHPRTMIPLIESGISLRIRNTMEPEHPGTLIDAIGSRDGQRPACIATREDLALLGIEVRKLSDQFQLGERVLAALRQANVTVWMTAQSANGQSLAVVVPRADAEHARTVLAAELAQELSRREVEPLEVRQPVTLLTLVAETMGHGVNVAGRFFSALGAVGVNVRASAQGASSRSLSCVVDAADTAIAARTTHAAFNLAHQQVSLFVLGHGTVGGQLLAQLRAQQALLRDKHGIALRVVGIADSKRALFEASGLSLEGLEARLSRETPEAPETRSLVPLLEALRRLPVPILVDCTAAGGLETLYTEAFQRGIHVVAANKKPLALPWEAREALLATARRNHVAYHYETTVASSLPVIDTLANLVRTGDTVHLITASLSGSLGFICNELTAGVPLSRAVRAARERGYTEPDPREDLSGTDVARKALILARELGLPLSLADVALEPFVTTREGTSVDAFFQELAQQDAAFEERVARCRQSGTVPRYLARIDPSKAGTGSPVIRVGTVNIEAGHPAAHLRGSESFVSFTTTRHSDFPLTVRGAGAGGAVTASGVLADILRISQTLRGR; this is translated from the coding sequence ATGAGCAGCACGTCTTTGCAGGTGATGAAGTTCGGCGGTTCGTCCGTGGGTGCGCCCGCGCGGCTTCGCCAGGTCGTCGAGCTGATTGGACAACACGCGAAGCGCGGCCCCCTGGCGGTGGTCGTCTCCGCGATGGGCGACACCACCGACTGGCTGCTGGACGCGGCCCGGCTCGCCACGGAGGGAGACCTGGAGGGCTCGCTCACCGTGGCCACGCGCATCGCGGACCTGGCGAAGGCCAACGTCGCGGCGCTCGCGCCCGCGCGGGCCACCGTGCTGGCGGAGCGTGTCGATGCGCTCCTCTCTCCGCTGCGGCAACTGCTCCAGGGCATCTCCCTCACGCGGGAGTGCTCGGCCCCCACGCGAGACCGGGTGCTGTCCTTTGGAGAGGTCGTCTCCGCGACGCTGCTCGCGGAGCTGCTCACGGCCCACGGCACCGCCGCGGCGTTCCGCGATGCGCGGCAACTGCTCGTGACGGATGAGCGCTTTGGCGCGGCGCGGGTGGACCTGGTGCGCACGCGGGAGCGGCTGCAAGCCGCGGCGGAGACATGGGGCGGCGAGGTGCCCGTCATCCCCGGCTTCATCGCCGCGACGCCGGACGGCCGCACCACCACGCTGGGCCGCAATGGCTCCGACTACACCGCCGCGCTGGTGGCCCAGGGCCTGGGCGCGACGGAAGTCACGGTGTGGACGGACGTGCTCGGGCTGCACACGGCGGACCCGGACCTCGTCACGGACGCGTACCCCGTGGCGCACCTCACCCACGGCGAGGGCCTGGAGCTGGCCGCGGTGGGCGCGCGCATGCTGCACCCGCGCACGATGATTCCCCTCATCGAGTCCGGCATCTCCCTGCGCATCCGCAACACCATGGAGCCGGAGCACCCGGGCACGCTCATCGACGCCATCGGTTCACGAGACGGCCAGCGCCCCGCGTGCATCGCGACGCGCGAGGACCTGGCGCTGCTCGGCATCGAGGTGCGCAAGCTGTCGGACCAGTTCCAGCTCGGCGAGCGGGTGCTGGCCGCGCTGCGCCAGGCGAACGTGACGGTGTGGATGACCGCGCAGTCCGCCAATGGCCAATCCCTGGCCGTCGTCGTCCCCCGCGCCGACGCGGAGCACGCGCGGACCGTGCTCGCCGCGGAGCTGGCCCAGGAGCTGTCCCGCCGCGAGGTGGAGCCGCTGGAGGTGCGCCAGCCGGTGACGCTGCTGACGCTGGTCGCCGAGACGATGGGCCATGGCGTCAACGTGGCCGGACGCTTCTTCAGCGCCCTGGGCGCGGTGGGCGTCAATGTGCGCGCCAGCGCCCAGGGAGCCAGCTCGCGCTCGCTGTCGTGTGTCGTCGACGCGGCGGACACCGCCATCGCGGCGCGCACCACGCACGCGGCCTTCAACCTGGCCCATCAGCAGGTGAGCCTCTTCGTCCTCGGCCACGGCACGGTGGGCGGGCAGCTCCTGGCGCAGCTTCGGGCGCAACAGGCGCTGCTCCGGGACAAGCACGGCATCGCGCTGCGCGTCGTGGGCATCGCTGACAGCAAGCGTGCCCTCTTCGAGGCCTCGGGGTTGTCGCTGGAGGGGCTGGAGGCGCGGCTGTCGCGCGAGACGCCCGAGGCGCCGGAGACGCGCTCCCTGGTGCCGCTGCTGGAGGCGCTGCGGCGACTGCCCGTGCCCATCCTGGTGGACTGCACCGCCGCAGGCGGGCTGGAGACGCTCTACACGGAGGCCTTCCAGCGCGGCATCCACGTGGTGGCGGCGAACAAGAAGCCGCTGGCGCTCCCGTGGGAGGCGCGCGAGGCGCTGCTGGCCACGGCGCGGAGAAACCACGTCGCGTACCACTACGAGACGACGGTGGCCTCCAGCCTGCCCGTCATCGACACGCTGGCGAACCTCGTGCGCACGGGGGACACGGTCCACCTCATCACCGCGTCGCTGTCCGGCAGCCTGGGCTTCATCTGCAACGAGCTGACGGCGGGCGTGCCGCTGTCCCGGGCCGTCCGCGCCGCTCGCGAGCGGGGCTACACGGAGCCCGACCCGCGCGAGGACCTGAGCGGCACGGACGTCGCGCGCAAGGCGCTCATCCTGGCGCGGGAGCTGGGCCTGCCGCTCTCGCTGGCCGACGTGGCGTTGGAGCCCTTCGTCACCACGCGGGAGGGAACTTCCGTGGACGCGTTCTTCCAGGAACTGGCGCAGCAGGACGCGGCCTTCGAGGAGCGCGTGGCCCGCTGCCGGCAAAGCGGCACCGTGCCGCGCTACCTGGCCCGCATCGACCCGTCGAAGGCGGGCACCGGCAGTCCCGTCATCCGCGTGGGCACCGTGAACATCGAAGCGGGCCACCCCGCCGCGCACCTCCGCGGCTCCGAGTCCTTCGTGTCTTTCACCACCACCCGCCACAGCGACTTCCCGCTCACCGTCCGCGGCGCGGGCGCGGGCGGCGCCGTCACCGCCTCCGGTGTGCTGGCCGACATCCTCCGCATCTCCCAGACGCTGCGGGGCCGCTGA
- a CDS encoding trans-sulfuration enzyme family protein, whose product MKLATALVHAGVRRDAATGAVSVPIYQSATFQHPALGQSTGYDYSRTKNPTRSALEDALARLEGGSRGLAFSSGMAALHCALQLFGPQDHVLLTEDLYGGTYRLVDRLLHVPCTFVDTSRPSAVRDALRPNTRAIVVETPTNPMMRTADIAVLADIARKAGALLIVDNTFLTPWLQRPLELGADIVVHSATKYLSGHNDVVAGALVAKDAALGEKLAFIQNGIGAILGPQDAFLVIRGLKTLALRMERHQSNAREVAAWLRAHPAVERVFYPGLGGMLSFTVTQAALVPQVLASVQLCLFAESLGGVETLITYPTTQTHADIPAERREALGISDRLLRLSVGIEDSHDIIADLAHALRDPSAAHGA is encoded by the coding sequence ATGAAACTCGCCACCGCCCTCGTCCATGCCGGCGTGCGCCGCGATGCCGCCACCGGCGCCGTCTCCGTCCCCATCTACCAGTCCGCCACCTTCCAGCACCCCGCGCTCGGGCAGTCCACGGGCTATGACTATTCGCGCACGAAGAACCCCACCCGCTCCGCGCTCGAGGACGCGCTGGCGCGGCTGGAGGGCGGCAGCCGTGGCCTCGCCTTCAGCTCCGGCATGGCCGCGCTGCACTGCGCGCTCCAGCTCTTCGGCCCACAGGACCACGTCCTGCTCACCGAGGACCTCTACGGCGGCACATACCGGCTGGTGGACCGCCTCCTCCACGTGCCCTGCACCTTCGTGGACACCTCGCGTCCCAGCGCCGTGCGGGACGCGCTGCGCCCCAACACCCGCGCCATCGTCGTGGAGACGCCGACGAACCCGATGATGCGCACGGCGGACATCGCCGTGCTGGCGGACATCGCGCGCAAGGCCGGGGCGCTGCTCATCGTCGACAACACCTTCCTCACGCCGTGGCTGCAACGCCCGCTGGAGCTGGGCGCGGACATCGTCGTGCACAGCGCGACGAAGTACCTGTCCGGGCACAACGACGTCGTCGCGGGCGCGCTCGTGGCCAAGGACGCCGCGCTGGGCGAGAAGCTCGCGTTCATCCAGAACGGCATCGGCGCGATTCTGGGTCCGCAGGACGCGTTCCTCGTGATTCGCGGCCTGAAGACGCTGGCCCTGCGCATGGAGCGGCACCAGTCCAACGCGCGCGAGGTGGCCGCGTGGCTGCGCGCCCATCCCGCCGTGGAGCGCGTCTTCTATCCCGGCCTGGGCGGCATGCTGTCCTTCACCGTCACGCAAGCGGCCCTGGTGCCCCAGGTGCTCGCGTCCGTGCAGTTGTGTCTCTTCGCCGAGTCGCTCGGCGGCGTGGAGACGCTCATCACCTACCCCACCACCCAGACCCACGCCGACATCCCCGCCGAGCGCAGGGAAGCGCTGGGCATCTCCGACCGGCTGCTCCGGCTCTCCGTAGGAATCGAGGACTCCCATGACATCATCGCCGACCTGGCCCACGCGCTTCGCGACCCGTCTGCTGCACACGGGGCATGA
- a CDS encoding RNA polymerase sigma factor: protein MTQGKEHDVTRTEDLSDEVVRALVDNHRQFLGFLERRVGSRAIAEELLQTAFVKTLEKGGALRDGEGAVTWFYRLLRNALVDHYRRSAAEGRALEREAREVEETSVDAELKQAVCACVGELLPTLKPEYADILRQVDLEERGVPEVAREAGITANNAGVRLHRARQALKKQLERSCGTCASHGCLDCTCKPAGQGGGNSVGCPPGA from the coding sequence ATGACGCAGGGGAAGGAGCACGACGTGACGCGGACCGAGGACCTGAGCGACGAGGTGGTGCGTGCGTTGGTGGACAACCACCGCCAGTTCCTCGGCTTCCTGGAGCGGCGCGTGGGCAGCCGCGCCATCGCCGAGGAGCTCCTCCAGACGGCCTTCGTGAAGACGTTGGAGAAGGGCGGGGCGCTGCGGGATGGCGAGGGCGCGGTGACGTGGTTCTACCGCCTGCTGCGCAACGCGCTCGTGGACCATTACCGCCGGAGCGCGGCGGAGGGGCGCGCGTTGGAGCGCGAGGCGCGTGAAGTGGAGGAGACCTCCGTGGACGCGGAGTTGAAGCAGGCCGTCTGCGCCTGCGTGGGCGAGCTGCTCCCCACGCTGAAGCCGGAGTACGCGGACATCCTCCGGCAGGTGGACCTGGAGGAGCGAGGCGTTCCGGAGGTGGCGCGCGAGGCGGGCATCACCGCGAACAACGCGGGCGTGCGGCTGCACCGGGCGCGTCAGGCGCTCAAGAAGCAGCTCGAACGAAGCTGCGGCACCTGCGCTTCGCACGGGTGCCTGGACTGCACGTGCAAGCCAGCCGGCCAGGGAGGCGGGAACTCCGTGGGCTGCCCGCCCGGGGCCTGA
- a CDS encoding MetQ/NlpA family ABC transporter substrate-binding protein — MKSPSRSLLTPLLLAVSVLLAACQKQEASSGESSKTRALKVGVNPVPHGDILRAAAAVALRDGVRVEVVEFTDYIQPNIALAEGDLDANYFQHVPYLERFAGDRKLALTSAGAVHLEPLALYSTKFSQLAELPEGSQVTLPADPSNLARALRLLEAQGLLRLSDGAGATATVKDVVGNPRKLDLREIDAEQQPRTLEDVAAAVINGNYFLEAQKHLRLDAKVLARESAKQNPYANVLAVRRGDEARPEVQALVKALHSEEVRQHIESRYAGAVVPAF, encoded by the coding sequence ATGAAGTCCCCTTCTCGTTCCCTGCTCACCCCGCTGCTGCTGGCCGTGAGCGTGCTGCTCGCGGCCTGCCAGAAGCAGGAGGCGTCTTCGGGCGAGTCCTCGAAAACCCGCGCCTTGAAGGTCGGCGTCAATCCGGTGCCGCACGGCGACATTCTCCGCGCCGCGGCCGCCGTGGCGCTGCGCGACGGCGTGCGCGTGGAGGTGGTGGAGTTCACCGACTACATCCAGCCGAACATCGCGCTCGCGGAGGGAGACCTCGACGCCAACTACTTCCAGCACGTGCCCTACCTGGAGCGCTTCGCGGGCGACCGGAAGCTCGCGCTGACCAGCGCGGGGGCCGTGCACCTGGAGCCGCTGGCGCTCTACTCCACGAAGTTCAGCCAGCTCGCGGAGCTGCCCGAAGGCTCGCAGGTGACGCTGCCCGCGGACCCCAGCAACCTGGCGCGGGCGCTCCGGCTGCTCGAGGCCCAGGGCCTGCTGCGCCTGAGCGACGGGGCTGGTGCCACGGCCACGGTGAAGGACGTGGTGGGCAACCCGCGCAAGCTCGACCTGCGCGAGATTGATGCGGAGCAGCAGCCGCGCACCCTGGAGGACGTCGCCGCCGCCGTCATCAACGGCAACTACTTCCTGGAGGCCCAGAAGCACCTCCGGCTGGACGCGAAGGTGCTGGCCCGCGAGTCCGCGAAGCAGAATCCCTACGCCAACGTGCTCGCCGTGCGGCGGGGCGACGAGGCCCGTCCCGAGGTGCAGGCGCTGGTCAAGGCGCTCCACTCCGAGGAGGTGCGCCAGCACATCGAGTCCCGCTACGCCGGCGCGGTGGTGCCCGCCTTCTGA
- a CDS encoding methionine ABC transporter permease, translating to MDSQLPRMLGVATAETLYMTSVAALLVLLAGVPLGVLLVITDRGGLWERPALNRVLGALVNVGRSIPFIILMVAIVPLTRLLVGTTIGTTAAIVPLVVAAIPFMGRIVEQSLREVEHGLVEAAIAMGSTHRRVIFQVLIPEALPSLVRGTAIMVISLLGYSAMAGAVGGGGLGDLAVKYGYMRFRTDVMVGCLAVLLVLVQFVQWFGDVLASRFEPAGARTSR from the coding sequence ATGGATAGCCAGCTTCCGCGCATGCTCGGCGTGGCCACCGCGGAGACGCTCTACATGACGTCCGTGGCCGCGCTGCTCGTCCTCCTCGCGGGCGTTCCCCTGGGCGTGCTGCTGGTCATCACCGACCGGGGCGGGCTGTGGGAACGTCCCGCGTTGAACCGGGTGCTGGGCGCGCTCGTCAACGTGGGCCGCTCCATCCCGTTCATCATCTTGATGGTGGCCATCGTCCCGCTCACCCGCTTGCTGGTGGGCACCACCATTGGCACCACCGCCGCCATTGTCCCGCTGGTGGTCGCGGCCATTCCCTTCATGGGCCGCATCGTCGAGCAGAGCCTGCGCGAGGTGGAGCACGGCCTGGTGGAGGCCGCCATCGCCATGGGCTCCACCCACCGCCGCGTCATCTTCCAGGTGCTCATCCCGGAGGCGCTGCCGTCGCTCGTGCGCGGCACGGCGATCATGGTCATCAGCCTTCTGGGCTACAGCGCCATGGCCGGCGCGGTGGGCGGCGGCGGCCTGGGCGACCTCGCGGTGAAGTACGGCTACATGCGCTTCCGCACCGACGTCATGGTGGGCTGCCTCGCCGTGCTGCTGGTGCTGGTGCAGTTCGTCCAGTGGTTCGGTGACGTGCTGGCCTCCCGCTTCGAGCCCGCTGGCGCGCGGACCTCTCGCTGA
- a CDS encoding trans-sulfuration enzyme family protein produces the protein MTSSPTWPTRFATRLLHTGHEQDPATGAAAVPIYQVSMFDQPGLETPGEFDYARSGNPTRKALEGVLAALDEGAAAFAFSSGMAAVSNVLMLFSAGDHLVVTDDCYGGTYRVLTRVFSRFGLQATFVDTSNPDAVRAALRPNTKALFVESVSNPFLKRTDIPAVARIAKEHGALLIVDNTFLSPCLSRPLTEGADVVIHSATKYLGGHSDVIAGTVAVRTPALAQELGFLQNAVGAVLGPQDCFLLQRGIKTLQVRLERQVQTAKALAKWLASRPEVEQVFYPDTGAVVSFRLARDTLAAPFVESLQLPLLGVSLGAVESIVTVPARHSHAAVPAPERQRRGITDGLIRFSVGLEELEDLQEDLAQAFAKALRVAA, from the coding sequence ATGACATCATCGCCGACCTGGCCCACGCGCTTCGCGACCCGTCTGCTGCACACGGGGCATGAGCAGGACCCCGCGACGGGCGCCGCCGCCGTCCCCATCTACCAGGTGTCCATGTTCGACCAGCCGGGCCTGGAGACGCCCGGCGAGTTCGACTACGCGCGCTCCGGCAACCCCACGCGCAAGGCGCTGGAGGGCGTGCTCGCCGCGCTGGACGAGGGCGCCGCGGCCTTTGCCTTCAGCTCCGGCATGGCCGCGGTGTCCAACGTCCTGATGCTCTTCAGCGCGGGCGACCACCTCGTCGTCACCGATGACTGTTACGGCGGCACCTACCGGGTGCTCACCCGCGTCTTCAGCCGCTTCGGACTGCAGGCCACCTTCGTGGACACCAGCAACCCGGACGCGGTGCGCGCGGCCCTGCGCCCCAACACGAAGGCGCTCTTCGTGGAGAGCGTGAGCAACCCCTTCCTCAAGCGCACCGACATCCCCGCGGTGGCCCGCATCGCGAAGGAACACGGGGCGCTGCTCATCGTGGACAACACCTTCCTGTCCCCGTGCCTGTCGCGCCCGCTGACCGAGGGCGCCGACGTCGTGATTCACTCCGCCACCAAGTACCTGGGCGGCCACAGCGACGTCATCGCCGGGACGGTAGCGGTGCGGACGCCCGCGCTCGCGCAGGAGCTCGGCTTCCTGCAGAACGCGGTGGGCGCGGTGCTGGGCCCCCAGGACTGCTTCCTCCTCCAGCGGGGCATCAAGACCTTGCAGGTTCGGCTGGAGCGGCAGGTGCAAACGGCGAAGGCGTTGGCGAAGTGGCTCGCCAGCAGGCCGGAGGTGGAGCAGGTCTTCTATCCGGACACCGGCGCGGTGGTGTCGTTCCGGCTGGCCCGCGACACGCTGGCGGCGCCCTTCGTGGAGTCGCTCCAGCTTCCGCTGCTGGGCGTGTCACTGGGCGCGGTGGAGAGCATCGTCACAGTCCCCGCGCGGCACTCGCATGCCGCCGTCCCCGCGCCGGAGCGGCAGCGCCGAGGCATCACGGATGGGCTCATCCGTTTCTCCGTGGGACTGGAGGAGCTGGAAGACCTGCAAGAGGACCTCGCCCAAGCGTTCGCGAAGGCCCTGCGCGTGGCGGCCTAG
- a CDS encoding M14 family metallopeptidase, with product MLLPTLLALTLHQAPPLTTVSEQSGWTRTGRYPEVETLCRAFPKAYPGKVRCDTLGTTPEGRPMLALVASADGTLTPAAAAKKQRPVVFFQGGIHSGEIDGKDAGFWLLRDLLAGKEQPGVLKRVTAVFVPVFNVDGHERFGPNHRPNQNGPEEMGWRATAQNLNLNRDYAKAEAPEMVALLKYLHAWDPLVYADLHATNGAKFEHDVSVGLEPQQSGPAPLRALGVKLREELFTELESQQHLPVPFYPSFIEDDDPSSGFAYGVPPPRFSHAYWAAHRRFGVLVETHSWKPYAERVKATRDVVAGLLRLVARDGATLRAAVKAADTEAAAGKTREVVLAWKNTEQRRTIDFRGYAYERGASDLSGQTWIRYDDTKPQIWQVPYFDTIQPVLTATLPAGGYLVPPAHAAWVEAKLAAHGLRSQRVTRPVASAQVERFRTTDWKWSTQSMENRQTLNVKGTWEPQTQAVPAGTLYIPVAQKGVELVAHLLEPQGADSLLSWGFFNAHFEQKEYVEDYVLEPFARELLAKDATVKAEWDAKLKDPAFAKDARARLRFFYERHPARDTQLRVYPVLRIQAAPEGLTAVKAAKP from the coding sequence ATGCTCCTGCCCACCCTCCTCGCCCTGACACTGCATCAGGCACCGCCGCTCACCACCGTCTCCGAACAGAGTGGTTGGACGCGCACGGGCCGCTACCCGGAAGTGGAAACCCTCTGCCGCGCCTTCCCCAAGGCGTATCCGGGGAAGGTCCGCTGCGACACGCTCGGCACCACGCCGGAGGGGCGCCCGATGCTCGCGCTCGTCGCCAGCGCGGATGGCACGCTCACCCCCGCCGCCGCGGCGAAGAAGCAGCGCCCCGTCGTCTTCTTCCAGGGCGGCATCCACTCGGGCGAGATTGACGGCAAGGACGCGGGCTTCTGGCTGCTGCGCGATTTGCTCGCGGGCAAGGAGCAGCCCGGCGTGCTCAAGCGCGTCACCGCCGTCTTCGTGCCCGTCTTCAACGTGGACGGACACGAGCGCTTCGGCCCCAACCACCGGCCCAACCAGAACGGTCCCGAGGAGATGGGCTGGCGCGCCACCGCGCAGAACCTCAACCTCAACCGCGACTACGCCAAGGCCGAGGCCCCGGAGATGGTGGCCCTGCTGAAGTACCTCCATGCGTGGGACCCGCTCGTCTACGCGGACCTGCACGCCACCAACGGCGCCAAGTTCGAGCACGACGTGTCCGTGGGCCTGGAGCCGCAGCAGTCCGGCCCCGCACCGCTGCGGGCGCTGGGCGTGAAGCTGCGCGAGGAGCTCTTCACCGAGCTGGAGTCCCAGCAGCACCTGCCGGTGCCCTTCTACCCGTCCTTCATCGAGGACGATGACCCGAGCTCCGGCTTCGCCTACGGCGTGCCGCCGCCGCGCTTCAGCCATGCCTACTGGGCCGCGCACCGCCGCTTCGGCGTGCTGGTGGAGACGCACTCCTGGAAGCCCTACGCGGAGCGCGTGAAGGCCACCCGCGACGTGGTGGCGGGCCTGCTGCGGTTGGTGGCGCGCGACGGCGCCACGCTGCGCGCCGCGGTGAAGGCGGCGGACACGGAGGCCGCGGCCGGCAAGACGCGCGAGGTGGTGCTCGCGTGGAAGAACACGGAGCAGCGCCGCACCATCGACTTCCGGGGCTATGCGTACGAGCGCGGCGCGTCCGACCTCTCCGGCCAGACCTGGATTCGTTACGACGACACGAAGCCCCAAATCTGGCAGGTGCCCTACTTCGACACGATTCAGCCCGTGCTCACCGCCACGCTGCCCGCCGGCGGCTACCTGGTGCCCCCCGCGCACGCCGCCTGGGTGGAGGCGAAGCTCGCCGCGCACGGCCTCCGCTCGCAGCGCGTCACCCGGCCCGTGGCCAGCGCGCAGGTGGAGCGCTTCCGCACCACCGACTGGAAGTGGAGCACCCAGTCCATGGAGAACCGGCAGACGCTCAACGTGAAGGGAACGTGGGAGCCGCAGACGCAGGCCGTGCCCGCGGGCACGCTGTACATCCCCGTGGCCCAGAAGGGCGTGGAGCTGGTGGCCCACCTGCTGGAGCCCCAGGGCGCGGACTCGCTGCTGTCGTGGGGCTTCTTCAACGCCCACTTCGAGCAGAAGGAGTACGTCGAGGACTACGTGCTGGAGCCCTTCGCGCGGGAGCTGCTCGCGAAGGACGCCACCGTGAAGGCGGAGTGGGACGCGAAGCTGAAGGACCCGGCCTTCGCCAAGGACGCCCGCGCCCGCCTGCGCTTCTTCTACGAGCGCCACCCGGCCCGTGACACGCAGCTCCGCGTCTACCCCGTGCTGCGCATCCAGGCCGCGCCCGAGGGACTGACGGCGGTGAAGGCCGCGAAGCCGTAG
- a CDS encoding methionine ABC transporter ATP-binding protein → MIAFRGVSKVYTSGGREVAALRNVSLRVEAGEVHGVLGQSGAGKSTLIRCANLLERPSQGTVHVDGQDLLALSPEALRKARQSIGMIFQHFNLFPSKTVAANVAYPLEVAGVPRAQVRERVEELLSLVGLSDKALAYPAQLSGGQKQRVGIARALAPRPRVLLSDEATSALDPETARSVLELLRDINRRLGVTLLLITHQMDVVKAICDSASVLERGRLVEQGKVTELLARPGTRLHELCFPPFSTGTEAPTGRRVALTVAGENARRPLLSTLARQFDVDALLVEGAVERVGAIRVGRLLFDLQGTADAVSQALTYLREQGLTPEEVPHG, encoded by the coding sequence GTGATTGCCTTTCGCGGGGTCAGCAAGGTCTACACATCGGGCGGGCGCGAGGTCGCCGCGCTGAGGAACGTGTCCCTCCGGGTCGAGGCGGGCGAAGTCCACGGGGTGCTGGGACAGAGTGGCGCGGGCAAGTCCACGCTCATCCGCTGCGCGAACCTCCTGGAGCGGCCGAGCCAGGGCACGGTCCACGTCGATGGTCAGGACCTGCTGGCCCTGAGCCCCGAGGCGCTGCGCAAGGCGCGCCAGAGCATCGGGATGATCTTCCAGCACTTCAACCTCTTCCCCTCGAAGACGGTGGCCGCGAACGTCGCCTATCCCCTGGAGGTCGCGGGCGTCCCACGCGCCCAGGTGCGCGAGCGCGTGGAGGAGCTGCTCTCCCTGGTGGGGCTGTCCGACAAGGCGCTGGCCTATCCCGCGCAACTCTCCGGAGGACAGAAGCAGCGGGTGGGCATCGCGCGGGCGCTGGCGCCCCGTCCCCGCGTCCTGCTCTCCGACGAGGCCACGTCCGCGCTGGACCCGGAGACGGCGCGCTCGGTGTTGGAGCTGCTGCGCGACATCAACCGCCGGCTCGGCGTGACGCTGCTGCTCATCACGCACCAGATGGACGTGGTGAAGGCCATCTGCGACTCGGCATCGGTGCTGGAGCGAGGACGGCTGGTGGAGCAAGGCAAGGTGACGGAGCTGCTCGCCCGTCCCGGCACGAGGCTCCATGAGCTGTGCTTCCCGCCTTTCTCCACGGGGACGGAGGCGCCCACCGGCCGGCGCGTGGCGTTGACGGTGGCGGGTGAGAACGCGCGGCGGCCCCTGCTCTCCACCCTGGCGCGCCAGTTCGACGTGGATGCCCTGCTGGTGGAGGGCGCCGTGGAACGCGTGGGCGCCATTCGCGTGGGCCGGCTGCTCTTCGACCTCCAGGGCACCGCCGACGCCGTGAGCCAGGCCCTCACCTATCTGCGTGAGCAGGGCCTGACGCCCGAGGAGGTTCCCCATGGATAG